The Trinickia acidisoli genome includes a window with the following:
- a CDS encoding LysR substrate-binding domain-containing protein, translating into MDLAALTIFRAVVRENGVTRAAAKLNRVQSNVTMRIKQLEQQLGTELFVRDGRRLVLTPAGRTLLPYAERLLALADEARHALREDRPRGRLALGAMESAAASRLPRVLAAYHQRWPEVELELVTGTTGCLIERVREFEIDAALVATPPDASVLTNEFESVAIFDEELVMVTPRGHRAILAANDVALSTLIAFERGCAYRSYVERWYAEHGIRPVRVLELGSYHAIIACVAAGAGVAVAPRSVLDMLPGGAQEVAVHPLGPLGAVPTLLIWRRGHDSAALHALREALLAEVGGTSAPVEPNGRTATPDGDGERQSTSIAAG; encoded by the coding sequence ATGGATCTAGCTGCACTGACGATTTTCCGCGCCGTGGTGCGGGAGAACGGCGTGACGCGCGCCGCCGCGAAGCTCAACCGCGTTCAGTCGAACGTCACGATGCGCATCAAGCAGCTCGAGCAGCAGTTGGGCACCGAGCTGTTCGTCCGCGATGGGCGCCGGCTCGTGCTGACGCCGGCCGGGCGGACGCTGCTGCCGTACGCGGAGCGGCTGCTGGCGCTGGCCGACGAGGCTCGCCACGCGCTACGCGAAGATCGGCCGCGCGGCCGGCTCGCGCTCGGCGCGATGGAAAGCGCGGCGGCCAGCCGCTTGCCGCGTGTGCTCGCCGCCTACCATCAGCGCTGGCCCGAGGTCGAACTCGAACTCGTCACGGGCACGACGGGCTGCCTGATCGAGCGCGTGCGCGAATTCGAAATCGACGCGGCGCTCGTCGCCACGCCGCCGGATGCATCGGTACTGACGAACGAATTCGAATCGGTGGCGATCTTCGACGAGGAATTGGTGATGGTAACGCCGCGCGGCCACCGCGCCATTCTTGCCGCGAACGACGTTGCCCTGTCGACGCTGATCGCGTTCGAGCGTGGCTGCGCTTATCGGAGCTATGTCGAGCGCTGGTACGCCGAGCACGGCATCCGGCCGGTGCGCGTGCTCGAACTCGGTTCGTACCACGCCATCATCGCCTGCGTGGCGGCGGGCGCGGGCGTGGCCGTCGCGCCGCGCTCCGTGCTCGACATGCTGCCGGGCGGCGCGCAGGAAGTCGCCGTTCATCCGCTCGGGCCGCTCGGCGCCGTTCCGACGCTGCTGATCTGGCGTCGCGGACACGACTCGGCCGCGCTCCATGCGTTGCGTGAAGCGCTACTGGCCGAAGTGGGCGGAACGAGCGCACCCGTCGAACCGAACGGGCGCACGGCTACGCCGGACGGCGACGGCGAACGTCAATCCACCTCCATCGCCGCCGGTTGA
- a CDS encoding response regulator — protein MAKILVVDDSSTVRDEVAGFLRKNGLDVDTAVDGKDGLAKVKTNPGVRLVISDVNMPNMDGLTMAEKIRGELANGAVNIIMLTTESSPAMKERGKAAGVKGWIVKPFKGEAVLDTFRKLAG, from the coding sequence ATGGCAAAGATTCTGGTGGTGGACGATTCGAGCACCGTGCGCGATGAAGTGGCCGGGTTTCTCCGCAAGAATGGTCTCGACGTCGATACGGCCGTGGACGGCAAGGATGGGCTCGCCAAAGTGAAGACGAACCCCGGCGTGCGGCTCGTGATCAGCGACGTGAACATGCCCAACATGGACGGCTTGACGATGGCCGAGAAGATTCGCGGCGAACTCGCGAACGGCGCGGTCAACATCATCATGCTGACGACCGAAAGCAGCCCCGCCATGAAAGAGCGCGGCAAGGCGGCAGGTGTCAAGGGCTGGATCGTCAAGCCTTTCAAGGGCGAGGCGGTGCTCGACACCTTCAGGAAGCTTGCGGGCTGA
- a CDS encoding methyl-accepting chemotaxis protein — protein sequence MVAAAATAVAALAACAAWAAHKRASVRAARRYDDALARLTDAHDEEMAHRVAVVATHEARVSELSAEIERLTDALGHESGDLGEARTALGAALAHHDDLLAHAKKIEGEAARLKQFSATFERWHEQMISLMAQNQDMHRKNHELAHIVNHVLMVSLNASIEAARAGAAGRGFSIVAGEVRALATRSQELSKSYRDSLDRNDLVTTATFQDIQAGGKMITAALGGVEALVHQFQTKLERNPT from the coding sequence ATGGTGGCTGCGGCGGCGACGGCCGTCGCGGCACTCGCGGCGTGTGCCGCATGGGCCGCACACAAACGCGCGAGCGTGCGAGCGGCGCGGCGGTACGACGACGCGCTTGCGCGTTTGACCGATGCGCACGATGAAGAAATGGCGCATCGTGTCGCGGTTGTCGCGACGCACGAGGCGCGCGTGAGCGAACTGTCGGCCGAGATCGAACGGCTGACGGATGCGCTCGGGCACGAATCGGGCGACCTCGGCGAGGCCCGCACTGCGCTCGGCGCGGCATTGGCGCACCACGACGATCTGCTTGCGCATGCAAAGAAAATCGAGGGCGAGGCCGCGCGGCTCAAGCAGTTTTCGGCGACGTTCGAGCGTTGGCACGAGCAGATGATCTCGCTGATGGCGCAGAACCAGGACATGCACCGCAAGAACCACGAGCTCGCGCATATCGTCAATCACGTGCTGATGGTGTCGCTCAACGCGTCGATCGAGGCGGCGCGCGCCGGTGCCGCGGGCCGCGGCTTCTCGATCGTGGCGGGCGAAGTGCGTGCGCTCGCGACGCGCTCGCAGGAGCTCTCGAAGAGCTATCGCGACAGTCTCGATCGCAACGATCTCGTCACGACGGCAACATTCCAGGACATTCAAGCCGGCGGCAAGATGATCACCGCGGCGCTCGGCGGCGTCGAGGCGCTCGTCCACCAATTCCAAACGAAGCTCGAACGGAATCCGACGTGA
- a CDS encoding ATP-binding protein, translating to MTIRHRITLLVLLMFVALAAIGGYATYQARRSAGQVRQVTQGVVPSALASADLVSEVKDVQLATMTLVYAPDANMVAQAQEQLKTKEAALRQALDVQAKAAASHAQKGLVAQARESLANYFSAIDQTEQMKATGKDALAQAFLFADVGEYRNELEGIVETMRIEKNRQKDDAIGALNGMLATTTTAIGGATAAAIALLTVIGMLLYRQITRPLTRMQAEMSEIASSQDFTRRVPVARMDEIGRSIVAFNDMIEKIEQSALQLKQKTADIQAMLQNMQQGILTVVGDSVVHGEYSAYLEAIFETEDIAGRDVMALVFDGTSLDADTRSQVEAAIHACIGEDAINFAFNEHLLVNEVAKTMPDGRVKTLDLSWSAITDETDTVMRLMLCVRDVTELRRLTAESTEQKRQLEMIGEILAVSQDKFHQFVESAKGFIHENERIIGQHEHADESALAELFRNMHTIKGNARTYGLRHLTSIVHEAEQRYDEMRRLGVGEVWDREASIAELARVKQAVEHYATINEVNLGRKGPHEFAQRAQSGRYMVVDRSHIDDSLHQVESVDETDVAGLVAMRDAVRRTLRLLDTESFGQALSGPLESLPSLAKELGKRAPSVTIDDNGYRLRRHASAALRDVFMHLLRNSVDHGIEPADDRASMGKREAGMIDIEVGVDAGALQVTLSDDGRGLALARIRAIAFERGWIAPNEEVGDETIAGFIFRAGFSTAKAVTEVSGRGVGMDAVKEMLEREHGRIELRFTDERRGADFRRFQTIVHLPESWVVDSLGAPVGQAAKAARDDALA from the coding sequence ATGACGATTCGTCATCGCATCACGTTGTTGGTGCTGCTCATGTTCGTCGCGCTCGCGGCGATCGGCGGCTATGCGACCTATCAAGCGCGCCGCAGTGCCGGGCAAGTGCGGCAAGTCACGCAAGGTGTCGTGCCGAGCGCGCTCGCATCGGCCGATCTCGTGTCCGAAGTGAAGGACGTTCAGCTCGCGACGATGACGCTCGTCTATGCGCCCGACGCCAACATGGTGGCGCAAGCGCAAGAGCAGTTGAAGACGAAGGAGGCCGCGCTGCGTCAGGCGCTCGACGTACAGGCGAAGGCCGCGGCGAGTCATGCGCAAAAGGGACTCGTCGCGCAGGCGCGCGAGAGCCTTGCGAACTACTTCTCCGCCATCGACCAAACCGAACAGATGAAGGCCACGGGCAAGGACGCACTCGCTCAAGCGTTCTTGTTCGCGGACGTCGGCGAATATCGCAACGAGCTCGAAGGGATCGTCGAGACGATGCGGATCGAGAAGAACCGTCAGAAAGACGACGCGATCGGCGCGCTCAACGGCATGCTCGCCACGACGACGACTGCGATCGGCGGAGCCACGGCCGCCGCCATCGCGCTCTTGACCGTCATCGGCATGCTGCTCTATCGCCAGATCACGCGGCCGCTCACGCGCATGCAAGCGGAGATGAGCGAGATCGCATCGAGCCAGGATTTCACGCGGCGCGTGCCCGTTGCGCGCATGGACGAGATCGGTCGCTCGATCGTCGCGTTCAACGACATGATCGAGAAGATCGAGCAGAGCGCGTTGCAACTCAAACAAAAGACGGCCGACATCCAGGCGATGCTGCAGAACATGCAGCAGGGCATCTTGACCGTCGTCGGCGACAGCGTGGTCCACGGCGAATATTCGGCGTATCTCGAGGCGATCTTCGAGACTGAGGACATCGCGGGCCGCGACGTGATGGCGCTCGTTTTCGACGGTACGAGCCTCGATGCCGACACGCGTTCGCAGGTCGAAGCCGCGATTCACGCCTGTATCGGTGAAGACGCCATCAACTTCGCGTTCAACGAGCATCTGCTCGTCAATGAAGTGGCGAAGACGATGCCGGACGGGCGCGTGAAGACGCTCGACCTGAGCTGGTCGGCCATTACCGATGAAACCGACACGGTCATGCGCCTCATGCTGTGCGTGCGGGACGTGACCGAGCTGCGGCGCTTGACGGCCGAATCGACCGAGCAAAAGCGGCAGCTCGAGATGATCGGCGAGATTTTGGCCGTGAGCCAAGACAAGTTTCATCAATTCGTCGAGAGCGCGAAGGGCTTCATCCACGAGAACGAGCGCATCATCGGCCAGCACGAGCATGCCGACGAATCGGCTTTGGCTGAACTATTCCGGAACATGCACACGATCAAGGGCAATGCACGCACCTACGGCCTGCGCCATTTGACGAGCATCGTGCACGAGGCCGAGCAGCGTTACGACGAGATGCGTCGCCTCGGCGTGGGCGAGGTGTGGGACCGCGAAGCGTCGATCGCTGAGCTTGCGCGCGTGAAGCAGGCCGTCGAGCACTACGCGACGATCAACGAGGTCAATCTCGGCCGCAAAGGTCCGCATGAGTTCGCCCAGCGCGCGCAGAGCGGCCGTTACATGGTGGTCGATCGCTCGCACATCGACGACAGCCTGCATCAGGTCGAATCGGTCGACGAAACCGACGTTGCGGGGCTCGTCGCCATGCGCGATGCCGTGCGCCGCACGCTGCGTCTGCTCGATACGGAGAGCTTCGGCCAAGCGCTGTCGGGTCCGCTCGAATCGCTACCGTCGCTTGCCAAGGAACTCGGCAAGCGCGCGCCGAGCGTCACGATCGACGACAACGGCTACCGTCTGCGCAGGCATGCGAGTGCCGCGCTGCGCGACGTCTTCATGCATCTGCTGCGCAACAGCGTCGATCACGGCATCGAGCCGGCCGACGACCGCGCGTCGATGGGCAAGCGCGAGGCCGGGATGATCGACATCGAAGTCGGCGTCGATGCCGGCGCGCTGCAGGTGACGCTCAGCGACGACGGCCGCGGCCTGGCGCTAGCGCGGATTCGCGCGATCGCGTTCGAGCGCGGCTGGATCGCACCGAATGAGGAGGTCGGCGATGAAACCATCGCGGGTTTCATCTTCCGTGCGGGCTTTTCCACGGCCAAGGCCGTGACGGAAGTGTCCGGGCGCGGCGTCGGCATGGACGCCGTCAAGGAGATGCTGGAGCGCGAACACGGTCGCATCGAACTGCGTTTCACCGATGAGCGTCGCGGCGCCGATTTCCGGCGCTTTCAGACGATCGTGCATCTGCCCGAATCGTGGGTGGTCGATAGTCTCGGCGCACCGGTCGGTCAGGCTGCGAAAGCGGCGCGCGACGATGCGCTCGCATGA
- the alaS gene encoding alanine--tRNA ligase, with translation MKAAEIREKFLKFFESKGHTIVRSSSLVPGNDPTLLFTNSGMVQFKDVFLGAESRPYSRATTAQRSVRAGGKHNDLENVGYTARHHTFFEMLGNFSFGDYFKRDAIHYAWELLTSVYKLPKEKLWVTVYQEDDEAYDLWAKEIGVPTERIIRIGDNKGARYASDNFWQMADTGPCGPCSEIFYDHGPDVWGGPPGSPEEDGDRYIEIWNLVFMQFNRDAQGNMTPLPKPCVDTGMGLERIAAVLQHVHSNYEIDLFQALIQAASRETGVADLTNNSLKVIADHIRACSFLIVDGVIPGNEGRGYVLRRIVRRAIRHGYKLGCKHSFFHQLVADLVAQMGSAYPELTDAQARVTDVLRQEEERFFETIEHGMSILDEALAALDAKGGKTLSGDLAFKLHDTYGFPLDLTADVCRERDMTVDEPAFDEAMTRQREQARAAGKFKAAQGLEYSGAKTTFHGYEESIFDDAKVIALYVEGTAVDEVKHGQHAVVVLDHTPFYAESGGQVGDTGVLANASVRFAVADTLKVQADVIGHHGSLEQGTLKVGDVVKAEIDAIRRARTARNHSATHLMHKALREVLGGHVQQKGSLVDDEKTRFDFAHNAPMTDEQVRRVEDIVNAEVLANAPGVVRVLPYDEAVKGGAMALFGEKYGDEVRVLDLGFSRELCGGTHVHRTGDIGLFKIVGETGVAAGIRRVEAITGDNAVRYVQGLESRVNAVAAALKAQPSELTQRVAQVQDQVKSLEKELAALKSKLASSQGDELAAQAVDVAGVQVLAATLEGADVKTLRETVDKLKDKLKHAAIVLAAVDGGKVSLIAGVTADASKKVKAGELVNFVAQQVGGKGGGRPDMAQAGGTEPEKLPAALAGVTGWVQAQL, from the coding sequence ATGAAAGCCGCCGAAATCCGCGAGAAATTCCTCAAGTTCTTCGAATCGAAGGGCCATACGATCGTCCGCTCGTCGAGCCTCGTGCCCGGCAACGACCCGACGCTGCTCTTCACCAATTCGGGAATGGTGCAGTTCAAAGACGTGTTCCTCGGCGCGGAGTCGCGTCCGTACTCGCGCGCCACGACGGCCCAGCGCAGCGTGCGCGCCGGCGGCAAGCACAACGACCTCGAAAACGTCGGCTACACGGCGCGGCACCATACGTTTTTCGAGATGCTCGGCAATTTCTCGTTCGGCGATTACTTCAAGCGCGACGCGATTCATTACGCGTGGGAGTTGCTGACGAGCGTCTACAAGCTGCCGAAGGAAAAGCTCTGGGTGACCGTCTATCAGGAAGACGACGAAGCCTACGACCTCTGGGCCAAGGAAATCGGCGTGCCGACCGAGCGCATCATCCGCATCGGCGACAACAAAGGCGCGCGCTACGCGTCCGACAACTTCTGGCAGATGGCCGATACGGGCCCCTGCGGTCCTTGCTCCGAAATCTTCTACGACCACGGCCCCGACGTTTGGGGCGGGCCCCCGGGCTCGCCGGAGGAAGACGGCGATCGCTACATCGAGATCTGGAATCTCGTGTTCATGCAGTTCAATCGCGATGCCCAAGGCAACATGACGCCGTTGCCCAAGCCCTGCGTCGACACGGGCATGGGTTTGGAGCGTATCGCGGCGGTGCTGCAGCACGTGCACAGCAACTACGAGATCGACCTGTTCCAGGCGCTCATCCAAGCGGCGTCGCGCGAAACGGGCGTGGCCGATCTTACGAACAACTCGCTGAAGGTGATCGCCGATCACATCCGCGCGTGCTCGTTCCTCATCGTCGACGGCGTCATTCCCGGCAACGAAGGGCGCGGCTACGTGCTGCGCCGGATCGTGCGTCGCGCGATTCGCCACGGCTACAAGCTCGGTTGCAAGCATTCGTTCTTCCATCAGCTCGTGGCCGACCTCGTCGCGCAAATGGGCTCGGCCTATCCCGAGCTCACCGATGCGCAGGCGCGCGTGACCGACGTGCTGCGTCAGGAAGAGGAGCGTTTCTTCGAAACGATCGAGCACGGCATGTCGATCCTCGACGAGGCGCTGGCCGCGCTCGATGCCAAGGGCGGCAAGACGCTATCGGGCGATCTCGCGTTCAAGCTGCACGACACCTACGGTTTCCCGCTCGACCTTACGGCCGACGTTTGCCGCGAGCGCGACATGACCGTCGACGAGCCGGCGTTCGACGAGGCGATGACGCGTCAGCGCGAGCAAGCGCGCGCGGCGGGTAAGTTCAAGGCGGCCCAGGGGCTCGAATACTCGGGCGCGAAAACGACATTTCACGGTTACGAAGAGTCGATCTTCGACGATGCGAAGGTCATCGCGCTTTATGTCGAGGGCACGGCTGTCGATGAAGTGAAACACGGCCAGCACGCCGTCGTCGTGCTCGATCACACGCCGTTCTATGCGGAGTCGGGCGGTCAAGTCGGCGATACGGGTGTGCTCGCGAACGCGAGCGTGCGCTTTGCCGTGGCCGATACGCTGAAGGTGCAGGCCGACGTCATCGGCCATCACGGCTCGCTCGAGCAAGGCACGTTGAAGGTGGGCGACGTCGTCAAGGCGGAAATCGATGCAATTCGCCGCGCCCGCACGGCGCGTAACCACTCCGCGACGCACTTGATGCACAAGGCGCTGCGCGAAGTGCTCGGCGGCCACGTGCAGCAGAAGGGCTCGCTCGTCGACGACGAAAAGACGCGCTTCGACTTCGCGCACAACGCGCCGATGACGGACGAGCAAGTGCGCCGCGTAGAGGACATCGTCAACGCCGAGGTGCTCGCCAATGCGCCGGGTGTCGTGCGCGTGCTGCCGTACGACGAGGCCGTGAAGGGCGGCGCGATGGCGCTGTTCGGCGAGAAATACGGCGACGAAGTGCGCGTGCTCGATCTCGGTTTTTCGCGCGAGTTGTGCGGCGGGACCCACGTGCACCGCACGGGCGACATCGGCCTGTTCAAGATCGTCGGCGAAACGGGTGTGGCCGCGGGCATTCGCCGTGTCGAGGCGATCACGGGCGATAACGCCGTGCGCTACGTGCAAGGGCTCGAGAGCCGCGTCAATGCCGTGGCGGCCGCGCTGAAGGCGCAGCCGTCGGAACTCACGCAGCGCGTCGCGCAGGTGCAGGATCAGGTCAAGTCGCTCGAGAAGGAATTGGCGGCGCTCAAGTCGAAGCTCGCGTCGAGCCAAGGCGATGAGCTCGCGGCGCAGGCCGTCGACGTGGCGGGCGTGCAAGTGCTCGCCGCGACGCTCGAAGGCGCCGACGTCAAGACGCTGCGCGAGACCGTGGACAAGCTCAAGGACAAGCTCAAGCACGCGGCGATCGTTCTGGCGGCTGTCGATGGCGGCAAGGTCAGCCTCATCGCCGGCGTTACGGCCGATGCGAGCAAGAAGGTCAAAGCGGGCGAGCTCGTCAACTTCGTCGCGCAGCAAGTGGGCGGCAAGGGCGGCGGCCGGCCCGACATGGCCCAGGCCGGCGGCACCGAGCCCGAAAAACTGCCCGCCGCGCTCGCGGGCGTGACGGGGTGGGTGCAGGCGCAGCTTTGA
- a CDS encoding CaiB/BaiF CoA transferase family protein, whose translation MGALSHIRVLDLTRVLAGPWCAQTLADLGADVIKVERPGAGDDTRHWGPPYLKMPDGADTREAAYYLCANRNKRSVTVDIATPEGQEIVREFARTSDVVLENYKVGQLAKYGLDYESLKAVKPDLVYCSVTGFGQTGPLAERAGYDFIVQGMGGFMSITGEREALPGGGPQKAGVAIADLMTGMYATVAVLAALAHRDRTGEGQAIDMALLDVQVAMLANVGSNYLASGKAPPRWGNAHQNIVPYQAFQTSDGWIIVAVGNDGQFRKFVEIGGRPALADDVRFATNPERVRHRDVLVPIVAEMVKTRGKREWIGALEAAGVPCGPINDLDEVFDDAQVRARGMRVEVPHPSGAMAPLVRNPIRMSATPPEVRSAPPTLGEHTDAVLREVLGYDEAAIAALRGKSVI comes from the coding sequence ATGGGAGCGCTCAGCCATATCCGCGTGCTCGACTTGACCCGCGTGCTCGCGGGCCCGTGGTGCGCGCAAACGCTCGCCGATCTCGGCGCCGACGTCATCAAGGTCGAGCGCCCCGGCGCCGGCGACGACACGCGCCACTGGGGGCCCCCGTACCTGAAGATGCCCGACGGCGCCGACACGCGCGAGGCAGCCTATTACCTGTGCGCGAACCGCAATAAGCGCTCGGTCACGGTCGACATCGCCACGCCCGAAGGCCAAGAGATCGTGCGCGAGTTCGCGCGCACGAGCGACGTCGTGCTCGAGAACTACAAGGTCGGACAGCTCGCGAAGTACGGGCTCGACTATGAATCGCTCAAAGCGGTCAAGCCCGATCTCGTCTACTGCTCCGTCACGGGCTTCGGCCAAACGGGGCCGCTCGCCGAGCGCGCCGGCTACGACTTCATCGTGCAAGGCATGGGCGGATTCATGAGCATCACGGGCGAGCGCGAGGCGTTGCCTGGCGGCGGCCCGCAAAAGGCCGGCGTCGCGATCGCCGACCTCATGACGGGTATGTACGCAACCGTCGCCGTGCTCGCGGCGCTCGCGCACCGCGACCGCACGGGCGAGGGCCAAGCCATCGACATGGCCCTGCTCGACGTGCAGGTTGCCATGCTGGCCAACGTCGGCTCCAACTATCTGGCAAGCGGCAAAGCGCCGCCACGCTGGGGCAACGCGCATCAGAACATCGTGCCGTATCAGGCGTTCCAGACGAGCGACGGTTGGATCATCGTCGCCGTCGGCAACGACGGGCAATTCCGCAAGTTCGTCGAAATCGGCGGCCGGCCCGCGCTCGCGGACGACGTACGTTTCGCGACGAACCCCGAACGCGTGCGCCACCGCGACGTGCTCGTGCCGATCGTCGCCGAGATGGTCAAGACGCGCGGCAAGCGCGAATGGATCGGGGCGTTGGAAGCGGCCGGCGTGCCGTGCGGGCCGATCAACGATCTGGACGAAGTGTTCGACGATGCGCAGGTGCGCGCGCGCGGCATGCGCGTCGAGGTGCCGCATCCGAGCGGTGCGATGGCTCCGCTCGTGCGCAACCCTATCCGCATGAGCGCGACACCGCCCGAGGTGCGCAGCGCGCCGCCGACGCTCGGCGAGCATACGGACGCCGTGTTGCGCGAGGTGCTCGGCTACGACGAAGCGGCTATCGCCGCGCTGCGCGGCAAGTCGGTGATCTGA
- a CDS encoding RBBP9/YdeN family alpha/beta hydrolase has protein sequence MTQTKTYVLPGYGNSGLGHWQTQWEARDPSFVRVAMPDWERPVQEAWCETLDATVATAPRGPLCFAAHSLGCLTAVYWALRCADAVQLDKIAGALLVAPPDPRGPAFPLDASGYEDVALAPLPFPSIVVASSDDPYGSLDFAQRCARAWGSRLIEIGPRGHINADSGLGEWEEGRRLLASLSA, from the coding sequence ATGACTCAGACGAAGACTTATGTGCTGCCCGGATACGGGAACTCGGGCCTCGGCCATTGGCAAACGCAATGGGAAGCGCGCGATCCGTCGTTCGTTCGCGTGGCGATGCCCGATTGGGAGCGCCCGGTGCAGGAGGCCTGGTGCGAGACGCTCGACGCGACGGTCGCGACCGCGCCACGCGGGCCGCTTTGCTTTGCGGCGCATAGTCTCGGCTGTTTGACCGCCGTGTATTGGGCGCTGCGCTGCGCCGATGCCGTGCAACTCGATAAGATCGCCGGCGCGCTGCTCGTGGCGCCGCCCGATCCGCGCGGGCCGGCCTTTCCGCTTGACGCGAGCGGTTATGAAGACGTCGCGCTCGCGCCGCTGCCGTTTCCGTCGATCGTCGTCGCGAGCAGCGACGATCCGTATGGTTCGCTCGATTTCGCGCAGCGCTGCGCGCGCGCGTGGGGCAGCCGCCTGATCGAGATCGGCCCGCGCGGCCATATCAATGCGGACAGCGGGCTCGGTGAGTGGGAAGAAGGGCGGCGGCTGCTCGCGTCGTTGTCCGCCTGA
- a CDS encoding O-methyltransferase gives MDQAKWTAVDEYLCGTLVPADPALDSALAASAQAGLPAINVSPNQGMLLQLIARIHGARRILEIGTLGGYSTIWLARALPADGSLTTLEVNPDYAALAGKNLERAGLTARVTVRVGDAASSLTALAAEQVAPFDLIFIDANKDGCPAYLTGALALSRPGTVIICDNVVREGRVAQAGSRDADVTGVRRYFEMAAADPRLTTTAIQTVGSKGWDGFAISIVSG, from the coding sequence ATGGATCAAGCCAAATGGACCGCCGTCGATGAATACCTTTGCGGCACGCTCGTCCCCGCCGATCCCGCGCTCGACTCGGCGCTCGCCGCGAGCGCGCAAGCGGGACTGCCGGCGATCAACGTATCGCCGAATCAAGGCATGCTGCTGCAGTTGATCGCGCGGATTCACGGTGCGCGGCGCATCCTCGAAATCGGCACGCTGGGCGGCTACAGCACGATTTGGCTCGCCCGCGCGCTGCCGGCCGACGGCTCGCTCACGACGCTCGAAGTCAATCCCGATTACGCCGCGCTCGCCGGCAAAAACCTCGAGCGAGCGGGCCTGACCGCACGCGTGACGGTGCGCGTCGGCGACGCGGCCTCGTCACTGACGGCACTCGCCGCCGAGCAAGTCGCGCCGTTCGATCTGATCTTCATCGACGCCAACAAGGACGGCTGCCCCGCCTACCTGACGGGCGCGCTCGCGCTCTCGCGTCCCGGCACGGTGATCATCTGCGACAACGTCGTCCGCGAAGGCCGCGTTGCCCAAGCCGGCAGCCGCGACGCCGACGTGACCGGCGTGCGCCGCTACTTCGAGATGGCGGCTGCCGATCCGCGTCTGACGACGACGGCCATCCAAACGGTCGGCAGCAAAGGATGGGACGGCTTTGCGATCTCGATCGTGTCGGGTTAA